Proteins encoded within one genomic window of Lynx canadensis isolate LIC74 chromosome B2, mLynCan4.pri.v2, whole genome shotgun sequence:
- the HUS1B gene encoding LOW QUALITY PROTEIN: checkpoint protein HUS1B (The sequence of the model RefSeq protein was modified relative to this genomic sequence to represent the inferred CDS: inserted 1 base in 1 codon; deleted 6 bases in 5 codons; substituted 2 bases at 2 genomic stop codons), producing the protein MKFCASISGKDFMELFIHICSTISKLERVCVLHMCQXQVCFRPDDCRVICDARVWCEVRRDFFHWFHMKDVSEEFNEIYLELLSEHLFRAVRSTGNASALNPQLTNKWLPHLAVAVELPLPTGWTLVVVHSDXSPVRLLPRMVLEDFLEPSVQAHDVSVYLPALKTLKSTIERLANLGDQVLVEANLNGKMNLRVQTDVSIKSYFNNFGNPSKYAQDMPQDRNPENMLQVLVESRKLLXFFEGSKINPTIALCNILSNTLLRLVLVHEDVSFQYFIFAYKNSSGLYFFFSF; encoded by the exons ATGAAGTTTTGTGCCAGTATTTCTGGCAAAGACTTTATGGAGCTCTTTATTCACATCTGCAGCACCATATCAAAGCTGGAGAGAGTCTGTGTGCTCCACATGTGCC CACAAGTGTGCTTCAGGCCTGATGACTGCAGGGTCATCTGTGATGCTAGAGTGTGGTGTGAGGTGAGGCGG GACTTCTTCCACTGGTTTCACATGAAAGATGTTTCAGAGGAGTTTAATGAGATTTATTTAGAGCTGCTGTCTGAGCATTTGTTCAGAGCGGTGAGAAGCACAGGGAATGCCTCTGCCCTGAATCCCCAGTTGACCAATAAGTGGCTCCCCCACCTCGCCGTGGCTGTGGAGCTGCCATTGCCCACAGGTTGGACTCTTGTTGTGGTACACAGT GATTGATCGCCTGTGAGGTTGCTTCCCAGAATGGTGTTGGAAGATTTCCTGGAGCCCAGTGTGCAAGCCCATGATGTTAGTGTTTATCTTCCTGCTTTGAAGACTCTGAAGAGCACTATAGAAAGGCTAGCAAACTTGGGTGATCAAGTGCTGGTTGAAGCAAATCTAAATGGCAAAATGAACTTGAGGGTACAAACTGATGTGtctattaaaagttattttaacaaTTTTGGA AATCCTTCCAAGTATGCTCAGGATATGCCTCAAGATAGAAACCCTGAGAATATGTTGCAAGTACTAGTGGAAAGTAGGAAGCTTCTGTAGTTTTTCGAGGGA AGCAAAATAAATCCTACAATAGCCTTATGCAATATTTTGAGCAATACTCTTCTTCGTCTTGTT TTGGTTCATGAAGATGtctcttttcagtattttatttttgcttataaaaATTCAAGcggcctgtatttttttttttctttttaa